A genomic region of Azoarcus sp. KH32C contains the following coding sequences:
- a CDS encoding cytochrome C oxidase subunit IV family protein, whose product MDHAPAQQHSIGLYLKVWGLLFVLSTFSYLVDYFHFQGLLRWSLILLLMAMKAGLIVAVFMHLRWERLALICTILLPPLCVLVLVGLMVAEGDYTFLMRHLFFTGP is encoded by the coding sequence ATGGACCACGCCCCCGCACAACAGCACTCGATCGGCCTCTACCTGAAGGTCTGGGGCCTGCTCTTCGTGCTCAGCACCTTCTCCTACCTCGTCGACTACTTCCACTTCCAGGGCCTGCTGCGCTGGTCGCTGATCCTGCTCCTGATGGCGATGAAGGCGGGCCTGATCGTCGCCGTCTTCATGCACCTGCGCTGGGAGCGGCTCGCGCTGATCTGCACCATCCTGCTGCCGCCGCTGTGCGTGCTGGTGCTGGTCGGGCTGATGGTCGCCGAGGGCGACTACACCTTCCTCATGCGGCATCTCTTCTTTACCGGCCCGTGA